AGGGGTATTTTGCTAAAATCAATTTTGACGAACGGGATAGTATCTTTTGGGGTAAAGTGATTGGAATAAAAGACAGTATTACCTTTGAGGGTGAAACTGTAGCACGGCTCACCGAAGATTTCCACAACGCCATTGACCATTATCTTGCCGACTGCAAAAAAGAGGGACGCACCCATGATAAACCT
The bacterium genome window above contains:
- a CDS encoding type II toxin-antitoxin system HicB family antitoxin is translated as MNSMTYKGYFAKINFDERDSIFWGKVIGIKDSITFEGETVARLTEDFHNAIDHYLADCKKEGRTHDKPYSGKLTLRVSPSIHAEIAAAAAHAGKSLNKWVTDTLDQVVHSC